Proteins from a single region of Flavobacterium sp. K5-23:
- the truA gene encoding tRNA pseudouridine(38-40) synthase TruA, giving the protein MRYFIKLAYNGTLYHGWQYQPNASSVQETLNKAFSVLLNTSINLMGAGRTDTGVHAKVMYAHFDFDTHIDSSKLVHKLNSYLPKDIVIYDIILVADEAHSRFDATKRTYEYHINTFKDAFSQDQSWYFYQKLDIELMNEASKILFNHIDFQCFSKVNTDVNTFDCTIFEAYWKQENEKLVFTISANRFLRNMVRAIVGTLINIGLHKITLADFNNIIEGKNRDKAGFSVPAHGLYLTEIHYDYL; this is encoded by the coding sequence TTGAGATATTTTATAAAATTAGCATATAACGGAACCCTTTATCATGGTTGGCAATACCAACCTAATGCTTCATCAGTGCAGGAAACATTGAATAAAGCATTTTCTGTATTATTGAATACTTCGATAAACCTTATGGGAGCGGGACGTACTGACACAGGAGTTCACGCCAAGGTAATGTACGCTCATTTTGATTTTGACACTCATATTGATAGTTCGAAATTAGTTCACAAACTCAACTCCTATTTACCAAAGGACATTGTTATTTATGACATAATTCTCGTTGCTGATGAAGCTCACAGCCGTTTTGACGCTACTAAAAGAACGTACGAGTACCATATCAATACATTCAAGGATGCTTTCTCGCAAGATCAAAGTTGGTATTTTTATCAAAAACTAGATATTGAATTGATGAATGAGGCCAGCAAAATATTATTCAATCATATAGATTTTCAATGTTTCTCGAAAGTAAATACGGATGTAAACACATTTGATTGCACGATTTTTGAAGCCTATTGGAAACAGGAGAATGAGAAACTGGTGTTCACCATTTCGGCCAATCGTTTTTTACGTAATATGGTTCGTGCCATAGTGGGAACATTAATTAATATTGGATTACACAAGATTACTCTTGCTGATTTCAACAACATAATTGAAGGTAAAAACCGAGATAAAGCGGGGTTTTCAGTACCGGCACACGGATTGTATTTAACTGAAATTCATTACGATTATTTGTAA